Proteins from a single region of Styela clava chromosome 1, kaStyClav1.hap1.2, whole genome shotgun sequence:
- the LOC120344894 gene encoding uncharacterized protein LOC120344894: MYRINVVRSRIFGCHGRIYARALTIATNQPTITANKPTFAAHKPEFASYLPTFASYQPTVASNLPKFASHQPKFEPNLPKFASHQPKFEPNQPKFASHQPKFEPNQPKFASYQPKFESNLPEFASHQPKFEPNPPKFASHQPKFEPNQPKFASNQPTFASNQPIVSQNLPTIAQHKPKFASNQPTVAQNQPTFAQNQPKFSQN; the protein is encoded by the exons GTCGGATTTATGCACGag CACTGACGATTGCAACGAACCAACCAACAATTACAGCGAATAAACCAACGTTTGCTGCGCATAAACCAGAGTTTGCTTCATATCTACCAACGTTTGCTTCATATCAACCAACAGTCGCTTCAAATCTACCGAAGTTTGCCTCACATCAACCAAAGTTTGAACCAAATCTACCAAAGTTTGCTTCACATCAACCAAAGTTTGAACCAAATCAACCAAAGTTTGCTTCACATCAACCAAAGTTTGAACCAAATCAACCAAAGTTTGCTTCATATCAACCAAAGTTTGAATCGAATTTACCAGAGTTTGCTTCACATCAACCAAAGTTTGAACCAAATCCACCAAAATTTGCTTCACATCAACCAAAGTTTGAACCAAATCAACCAAAGTTTGCTTCAAATCAACCGACGTTTGCTTCAAATCAACCAATAGTTTCCCAAAATCTACCAACGATTGCTCAACATAAACCAAAGTTTGCTTCAAATCAACCAACAGTTGCTCAAAATCAACCAACGTTCGCTCAAAATCAACCAAAGTTTTCTCAGAATTAA